A stretch of the Mycobacterium shigaense genome encodes the following:
- the rpmJ gene encoding 50S ribosomal protein L36, with the protein MKVNPSVKPICDKCRVIRRHGRVMVICSDPRHKQRQG; encoded by the coding sequence GTGAAGGTGAACCCGAGCGTCAAGCCAATCTGCGACAAGTGCAGGGTGATCCGTCGGCATGGGCGGGTCATGGTGATCTGCTCCGATCCGCGTCACAAGCAGCGCCAGGGCTGA
- the rpsM gene encoding 30S ribosomal protein S13, with product MARLVGVDLPRDKRMEIALTYIFGIGRTRSNEILAATGIDKDLRTRDLTDDQLTHLRDYIEANIKVEGDLRREVQADIRRKIEIGCYQGLRHRRGLPVRGQRTKTNARTRKGPKRTIAGKKKAR from the coding sequence ATGGCACGACTAGTAGGCGTCGATCTGCCGCGCGACAAGCGGATGGAGATCGCGCTGACATACATCTTCGGCATCGGCCGGACCCGTTCCAACGAGATCCTGGCGGCTACGGGGATCGACAAGGACCTGCGTACCAGGGACCTCACCGACGACCAGCTGACCCACCTGCGCGACTACATCGAAGCCAACATCAAGGTCGAGGGTGACCTGCGCCGCGAGGTGCAGGCCGACATTCGCCGCAAGATCGAGATCGGCTGCTACCAGGGCCTGCGGCACCGCCGCGGCCTGCCGGTGCGCGGCCAGCGCACCAAGACCAATGCGCGTACCCGCAAGGGCCCCAAGCGCACCATCGCCGGCAAGAAGAAGGCCAGGTAA
- the rpsK gene encoding 30S ribosomal protein S11, protein MPPAKKAASAPKKGQKTRKREKKNIPHGAAHIKSTFNNTIVSITDPQGNVIAWASSGHVGFKGSRKSTPFAAQLAAENAARKAQEHGVRKVDVFVKGPGSGRETAIRSLQAAGLEVGAISDVTPQPHNGCRPPKRRRV, encoded by the coding sequence ATGCCACCAGCCAAGAAGGCAGCCTCTGCTCCCAAGAAGGGGCAGAAGACCCGTAAGCGGGAGAAGAAGAACATCCCGCACGGTGCCGCGCACATCAAGAGCACGTTCAACAACACGATCGTGAGCATCACCGACCCGCAGGGCAACGTCATTGCCTGGGCGTCGTCGGGTCACGTCGGCTTCAAGGGCTCGCGCAAGTCGACGCCGTTCGCCGCGCAGCTGGCCGCCGAGAACGCCGCACGCAAGGCCCAGGAGCACGGTGTGCGCAAGGTCGACGTGTTCGTGAAGGGCCCGGGTTCGGGTCGGGAGACCGCGATCCGCTCGCTGCAGGCCGCCGGCCTGGAAGTCGGCGCGATCTCCGACGTCACCCCGCAGCCGCACAACGGCTGCCGTCCGCCCAAGCGCAGAAGGGTCTAG
- the rpsD gene encoding 30S ribosomal protein S4, whose amino-acid sequence MARYTGPITRKSRRLRTDLVGGDQAFEKRPYPPGQHGRARIKESEYLLQLQEKQKARFTYGVMEKQFRRYYEEAVRQPGKTGEELLRILESRLDNVVYRAGLARTRRMARQLVSHGHFSVNGVHVDVPSYRVSQYDIIDVRDGSLNTVPFQIARETAGDRPIPSWLQVVGERQRILVHQLPERAQIDVPLTEQLIVEYYSK is encoded by the coding sequence ATGGCTCGTTACACCGGACCTATCACGCGCAAGTCGCGCCGGTTGCGCACCGACCTCGTCGGTGGAGACCAGGCGTTCGAGAAGCGCCCCTACCCGCCCGGCCAGCACGGCCGCGCGCGGATTAAGGAAAGCGAATACCTGCTGCAGCTGCAGGAGAAGCAGAAGGCCCGCTTCACCTACGGCGTGATGGAAAAGCAGTTCCGCCGCTACTACGAAGAGGCCGTTCGTCAGCCGGGCAAGACCGGTGAGGAACTGCTGCGCATCCTGGAAAGCCGCCTGGACAACGTGGTCTACCGGGCCGGCCTGGCGCGCACCCGCCGGATGGCTCGCCAGCTGGTCAGCCACGGCCACTTCAGCGTCAACGGCGTGCACGTCGACGTCCCCAGTTACCGGGTGTCGCAGTACGACATCATCGACGTCCGGGACGGGTCGCTGAACACCGTGCCGTTCCAGATCGCGCGGGAGACGGCGGGCGACCGCCCGATCCCGAGCTGGCTGCAGGTGGTCGGGGAGCGGCAGCGCATCCTCGTTCACCAGCTGCCCGAGCGGGCACAGATCGACGTGCCGCTCACCGAGCAGCTGATCGTCGAGTACTACTCGAAGTAG
- a CDS encoding DNA-directed RNA polymerase subunit alpha translates to MAGAEKENEKNMLISQRPTLSEEILTDSRSQFVIEPLEPGFGYTLGNSLRRTLLSSIPGAAVTSIRIDGVLHEFTTVPGVKEDVTAIILNLKGLVVSSEEDEPVTMYLRKQGPGEVTAGDIVPPAGVTVHNPGMHIATLNDKGKLEVELVVERGRGYVPAVQNRASGAEIGRIPVDSIYSPVLKVTYKVDATRVEQRTDFDKLILDVETKNSITPRDALASAGKTLVELFGLARELNVEAEGIEIGPSPAEADHIASFALPIDDLDLTVRSYNCLKREGVHTVGELVSRTESDLLDIRNFGQKSIDEVKVKLHQLGLSLKDSPPSFDPSEVAGYDVATGTWSTEGAYDDADYAETEQL, encoded by the coding sequence ATAGCGGGTGCCGAGAAGGAGAACGAGAAAAACATGCTGATCTCACAGCGCCCCACACTGTCGGAGGAGATCCTCACCGACAGCCGGTCCCAGTTCGTCATCGAACCGCTGGAGCCCGGATTCGGTTACACCCTGGGCAATTCGCTGCGGCGCACGCTGCTGTCGTCGATCCCCGGGGCGGCCGTCACCAGCATCCGCATCGACGGCGTGCTGCATGAGTTCACCACCGTGCCTGGCGTCAAAGAGGACGTCACCGCGATCATCCTGAACCTCAAGGGTCTGGTCGTGTCCTCCGAGGAGGACGAGCCGGTCACCATGTACCTGCGCAAGCAGGGTCCGGGCGAGGTCACCGCCGGTGACATCGTTCCGCCCGCCGGCGTCACGGTGCACAACCCCGGCATGCACATCGCGACGCTGAACGACAAGGGCAAGCTCGAGGTCGAGCTGGTCGTCGAGCGTGGCCGTGGCTACGTCCCCGCGGTGCAGAACCGTGCTTCGGGTGCCGAAATCGGCCGTATCCCAGTCGATTCCATCTACTCGCCGGTCCTCAAAGTCACCTACAAGGTGGACGCGACCCGTGTCGAGCAGCGCACCGACTTCGACAAGCTGATCCTGGATGTCGAGACCAAGAACTCGATCACCCCGCGCGACGCCCTGGCGTCGGCCGGTAAGACCCTGGTCGAATTGTTCGGTCTGGCAAGGGAACTCAACGTCGAGGCCGAGGGCATCGAGATCGGGCCGTCGCCGGCGGAGGCCGACCACATCGCGTCGTTCGCCCTGCCGATCGACGACCTGGATCTGACCGTGCGGTCCTACAACTGCCTCAAGCGCGAGGGTGTGCACACCGTCGGCGAGCTGGTCAGCCGCACCGAGTCCGACCTGCTCGACATTCGCAACTTCGGCCAGAAGTCCATCGACGAGGTGAAGGTCAAGCTGCACCAGCTGGGCTTGTCGCTCAAGGACAGCCCGCCGAGCTTCGACCCGTCGGAGGTTGCGGGCTACGACGTCGCCACCGGAACCTGGTCCACCGAGGGTGCTTACGACGACGCGGACTACGCCGAAACCGAACAGCTCTAA
- the rplQ gene encoding 50S ribosomal protein L17: MPKPTKGPRLGGSSSHQKALLANLATSLFEHGRIKTTEPKARALRPYAEKLITHAKKGALHNRREVLKKIRDKDVVHALFEEIGPFFADREGGYTRIIKVEARKGDNAPMAVIELVREKTVTSEADRARRVKASKKAPEAQVAAASAPQAAVEPEEAVGPTAEEAAETGAVSEAEATEADES, translated from the coding sequence ATGCCCAAGCCCACCAAGGGCCCTCGCCTCGGCGGGTCGTCTTCGCATCAGAAAGCACTGCTGGCCAACCTGGCCACGTCGCTGTTCGAGCACGGTCGGATCAAGACGACCGAGCCGAAGGCGCGTGCCCTGCGGCCGTACGCGGAGAAGCTGATCACGCACGCGAAAAAGGGCGCGCTGCACAACCGTCGAGAGGTGCTGAAGAAGATCCGCGACAAGGACGTCGTGCACGCCTTGTTCGAGGAGATCGGGCCCTTCTTCGCCGATCGTGAGGGCGGTTACACCCGCATCATCAAGGTCGAGGCGCGCAAGGGCGACAACGCCCCGATGGCCGTGATCGAGCTGGTGCGGGAAAAGACGGTGACCTCGGAGGCCGATCGGGCCCGCCGCGTGAAGGCTTCGAAGAAGGCTCCCGAAGCTCAGGTGGCGGCAGCATCGGCTCCTCAGGCGGCGGTTGAGCCTGAGGAGGCCGTCGGCCCGACGGCCGAAGAAGCCGCCGAGACCGGGGCCGTCAGCGAGGCCGAAGCCACTGAGGCTGACGAGAGTTAA
- the truA gene encoding tRNA pseudouridine(38-40) synthase TruA codes for MSLRRPSARRPKKPPRPGPSARPKPLRLTRVNDPASSVRLRLDIAYDGTDFAGWAVQAGQRTVAGVLDEALTTVFRTPVRLRAAGRTDTGVHATGQVAHLDVPADALPNAYSRSPRAGEPEFSSLVRRLGRFLPTDVRVLDIARAPASFDARFSALRRHYVYRLSAAPYGVAPQQACYITAWPRDLDIDAMRTASRHLLGLHDFAAFCKHRENATTIRHLQRLDWACEGDLITAHVSADAFCWQMVRSLVGALLAVGEHRRSPDWCRELLTATERSSDFAAAPAHGLTLVAVDYPPDDELAARILITRDLRTRD; via the coding sequence TTGAGCCTGAGGAGGCCGTCGGCCCGACGGCCGAAGAAGCCGCCGAGACCGGGGCCGTCAGCGAGGCCGAAGCCACTGAGGCTGACGAGAGTTAACGACCCGGCTTCATCGGTTCGTCTGCGGCTCGATATCGCCTACGACGGAACCGATTTCGCGGGCTGGGCCGTTCAAGCCGGGCAGCGCACGGTTGCCGGTGTTCTGGACGAGGCGCTGACGACGGTCTTCCGCACGCCGGTGCGATTACGCGCGGCCGGACGCACCGACACCGGCGTGCATGCCACCGGGCAGGTCGCTCATCTGGATGTGCCTGCCGACGCGTTGCCGAACGCCTATTCGCGCTCGCCGCGCGCCGGTGAGCCGGAGTTCTCGTCGTTGGTGCGCCGACTGGGCCGGTTTCTGCCCACCGACGTGCGGGTTCTCGACATCGCCAGGGCGCCAGCCTCTTTCGATGCCCGGTTCTCGGCGCTGCGCCGGCACTACGTGTACCGGTTGTCGGCGGCACCCTACGGGGTGGCGCCCCAGCAGGCGTGCTACATCACCGCCTGGCCGCGGGATCTGGACATCGACGCGATGCGGACCGCCTCACGACACCTGCTGGGGCTGCACGACTTCGCGGCGTTCTGTAAGCACCGCGAGAACGCCACCACCATCCGCCATCTGCAGCGGCTGGACTGGGCGTGCGAGGGCGACCTGATCACCGCGCACGTCAGCGCCGACGCGTTCTGCTGGCAGATGGTGCGTTCGCTGGTTGGGGCGCTGCTGGCCGTCGGGGAGCACCGGCGCAGCCCCGATTGGTGTCGCGAATTGCTCACGGCGACAGAACGTTCCAGCGATTTCGCGGCCGCGCCGGCGCACGGCCTGACGCTGGTCGCAGTGGACTATCCGCCCGACGACGAGCTGGCGGCCCGGATCTTGATCACCCGCGATCTGCGCACGCGCGACTGA
- a CDS encoding cutinase family protein translates to MGIRSARLGSVVLATAVLGIAPATVTIPRATAACPAAEVVFARGREEPPGVGYIGQAFVNALQAKVSMPVASYGVNYPADVDPAKGATDMSNHVQSMAKHCPTTREVLGGYSLGAISADLVVAATQPAFGFKNPLPPGVDQNVAAVALFGNGTRRVLGPVPDFSPAFAGKTIDQCAPGDPICSSGTNWPSHLQPSYINSGLVDQAAGFAAGRLR, encoded by the coding sequence GTGGGGATTCGCTCGGCCCGGCTCGGCTCGGTTGTACTCGCCACCGCGGTATTGGGAATCGCTCCGGCCACGGTGACGATCCCGCGCGCCACCGCGGCCTGCCCGGCCGCCGAGGTGGTCTTCGCGCGCGGCCGCGAGGAGCCGCCCGGCGTCGGCTACATCGGTCAGGCGTTCGTCAACGCTCTGCAAGCCAAGGTGTCGATGCCCGTCGCGTCCTACGGGGTGAACTACCCCGCCGACGTCGACCCCGCCAAGGGCGCCACCGACATGAGCAACCACGTCCAGTCCATGGCCAAGCACTGCCCGACCACCCGCGAGGTGCTAGGCGGCTATTCGCTGGGCGCTATCTCGGCCGACCTGGTGGTCGCGGCGACCCAGCCCGCGTTCGGGTTCAAGAACCCGCTGCCGCCGGGTGTGGACCAAAACGTGGCCGCGGTCGCGCTGTTCGGCAACGGCACCCGGCGGGTGCTCGGCCCGGTCCCCGACTTCAGCCCGGCCTTCGCCGGCAAGACCATCGACCAGTGCGCCCCCGGCGACCCGATCTGCTCGAGCGGCACCAACTGGCCGTCGCATCTGCAGCCGTCGTACATCAACTCCGGGCTGGTGGATCAGGCCGCGGGCTTCGCCGCGGGCAGGCTGCGTTGA
- a CDS encoding cutinase family protein has product MCHCELGRWVGLGASALITTAGLLASPTAAPVARAFDCPDAEVIFARGTNEPAGLGRVGDAFVDSLRQQTGLNILPYGVNYAASKLQLHGGDGANDTIDRVKKSVETCPNTKIVLGGYSQGASVMDIVAGVPIGGISWGNKLPEQYANNIAAVVTFGDVADRAGGTLPTQSALLGSKAADYCNPNDPICHAGPGNEWSGHTEGYVPVYTTQAVAFVAPKLLGGAGSQLPGYGPQSPATGPLTPGSPSQAPDGVPSIHGPSSPATPGAPGTTAPTPASPTPAPSADLVDAVR; this is encoded by the coding sequence ATTTGTCACTGCGAACTCGGTCGTTGGGTCGGTCTGGGCGCCTCGGCGCTGATCACCACCGCCGGCCTGCTCGCCAGCCCCACCGCGGCGCCCGTCGCGCGCGCCTTCGACTGCCCCGACGCCGAGGTGATCTTCGCCCGCGGCACCAACGAGCCGGCCGGCCTGGGGCGCGTCGGTGACGCGTTCGTCGACTCGCTGCGCCAGCAGACCGGGCTCAACATCCTGCCCTACGGGGTCAACTACGCCGCCAGCAAGTTGCAGCTGCACGGCGGCGACGGGGCCAACGACACCATCGACCGGGTCAAGAAGAGCGTCGAAACGTGCCCCAACACCAAGATCGTCCTGGGCGGTTACTCGCAGGGCGCTTCGGTCATGGACATCGTCGCCGGCGTGCCGATCGGCGGCATCAGCTGGGGTAACAAGCTGCCGGAGCAGTACGCCAACAACATCGCCGCCGTGGTCACCTTCGGTGACGTGGCCGACCGCGCGGGCGGCACGCTGCCCACCCAGAGCGCGTTGCTGGGCTCCAAGGCCGCCGACTACTGCAACCCCAACGACCCGATCTGCCACGCCGGCCCCGGCAACGAGTGGAGCGGGCACACCGAGGGCTACGTTCCCGTCTACACCACCCAGGCCGTCGCCTTCGTCGCGCCCAAGCTGCTGGGCGGCGCCGGTTCGCAGCTGCCCGGGTACGGTCCGCAGTCTCCGGCCACCGGCCCGCTGACCCCCGGCTCCCCGTCGCAGGCCCCCGACGGGGTGCCGTCGATTCACGGCCCCTCCTCGCCTGCGACGCCCGGGGCGCCGGGCACGACGGCGCCCACACCCGCGTCGCCGACGCCGGCCCCGTCAGCCGATCTGGTCGATGCGGTTCGGTGA